From the Marinobacter sp. es.048 genome, the window ACTACTCTGGAATGCGTGAGGGTTTTAATGGTTGTAGTAGTGCAGAAGAAAGGCACCAAAATCCTTTCGGCCTCGTGCAGGTATTGATATGCCAGTCAGCTGGGTGTGACGTCGCCCGTTTATAAAACACTTCGATGTACTCGAATACATCCGCCTTAGCAGGGCAGAAACGATAGCAGTTGTTACGGCGACATTGCGTTCCTTGATCCTAGTGAATAGGTAGCTTTTCCTTCGGGCGTCGACGGCAGGCGGCCATCAGTGTGCTTAATCTTAGTTTCGCCAGTGATCCGGAAGTACTTGAAGAATGGAGCCGTAAGATTCTGCCCGCCGAAATAGGAGGCAGTGAGATCTCCGTAACATTTTGAGTTGCGGTGAGATTATCATAAGCGTTCCCTGGCAAGAAGTAGTGTGCAATACCATAGCAAGGTATACTGTATGGAAAGGGGAAAAAGCAATACGAAAGGATCTTTTATGGCGCTCCCACAGGAAGGCTCTTCGAACGTGAGAGATCGTATTATTCGTTCGATCTTGTTCGTTCCCGCAGATAATGACAGAAAATTGGCGAAATCCATTGAGCTTGAGGCCGATGCAATCGCTTTTGATCTCGAGGATTCTGTTTTGCCAGCAAATAAACCTCTGGCACGAATAAAGCTGGGGGAGTTTTTTAAAACCAACACCTGCCGCTCGGAACACTGGGTGAGAGTGAACGATGTGCGTTCTGGTGAACTACTGAAGGATCTTGCTGCAGTGGTACCGATGCAGCCGGTCGGTATTGTTCTGCCCAAGATATGCGGCCCGGAAGATATTGACGTGGTTGGCCACTGGCTTGAAATGGCTGAAGCCATGACAGGCGTAACCGTTGGTCAGACCAAAATTATTGCCGTAGCCACGGAAACTCCTGAGGCAGTGCTGCGTTTGTCCGAACTGGGTGATAAGCCCAGGCCAAGACTGAGAGGCTTGATCTGGGGCGCTGAAGACTTAAGTAGCGCCATGGGTGCTGGTGATCCCCGAAATAAGGATGGATCATGGCGTTTTCTATACCAGCAGGTTCGAGGCCAGATGTTGTTGGCCGCGCATATGTTGGACGTTCAAGCTATTGATACAGTGTACGTAGACTTCAGAGATTCAGACGGTTGCCTGGCTAGTGCCAGGGAGAGCCGCCACGACGGATTTACTGGAAAGGTAGCGATTCACCCAGGGCAGCTAGAAGTGATCAATGAGGCGTTCACGGCTTCTGAGGCAGAGGTGCTATATGCTAAACGGGTTCTCGAAGCCTTTGAGAAAGGTGAGGGAGCGGTGTCGCTAGATGGAAAGATGTTAGACATTCCGCATCTAAAGGCTGCACAGCGTGTGCTTGACAGTGTTGGAGTGCGTTGAGTTCTAAAATTAACCAAAATTTGAGGACTTGGCCTCAGTATCGATTTTGGGCCAGCGGAGTAAATCCTTGGTGATCAACTAGGTGTAGGGGGCATTGTGAAGAGCATATTGGTTCCATTCGATGGTTCAAAGTCAGCAAAGCGAGCTGTCGATTATGTTTTGACGCTCAGAAAAGAGGGGTTGAGATGCGGTGCTGTGCATTTAGTTAATGTTCAGCCGGAGCCGACGTTGTTCGGTGATTATGCATCTCAATCGCTGTTGGGAGAATTGAATAGTGCAGCCAAACAGCACAGCGAATCCATAAACGCTGAAGCTATGGAAATTCTGAAGGCTGATGGAATAGACTGCAAATCTCACGGAATGATTGGCGATATTGCGACTGCCGTTGGGTCAGCGGTGGAGCGTTACGGCTGCGACACCATTATCATGGGAACACGT encodes:
- a CDS encoding HpcH/HpaI aldolase/citrate lyase family protein, which gives rise to MALPQEGSSNVRDRIIRSILFVPADNDRKLAKSIELEADAIAFDLEDSVLPANKPLARIKLGEFFKTNTCRSEHWVRVNDVRSGELLKDLAAVVPMQPVGIVLPKICGPEDIDVVGHWLEMAEAMTGVTVGQTKIIAVATETPEAVLRLSELGDKPRPRLRGLIWGAEDLSSAMGAGDPRNKDGSWRFLYQQVRGQMLLAAHMLDVQAIDTVYVDFRDSDGCLASARESRHDGFTGKVAIHPGQLEVINEAFTASEAEVLYAKRVLEAFEKGEGAVSLDGKMLDIPHLKAAQRVLDSVGVR
- a CDS encoding universal stress protein — its product is MKSILVPFDGSKSAKRAVDYVLTLRKEGLRCGAVHLVNVQPEPTLFGDYASQSLLGELNSAAKQHSESINAEAMEILKADGIDCKSHGMIGDIATAVGSAVERYGCDTIIMGTRGMSNLANLVMGSVATRVLHEAAVPVVLVK